Proteins encoded by one window of Simiduia curdlanivorans:
- a CDS encoding fumarylacetoacetate hydrolase family protein yields MTYQHRWAQPNSAGATAIPLPLGKIVCVGQNYADHIKEMGSKVGTEPMLFIKTAGCARDMAKPFSVPRRWGSCHFETEMSVLIGTELKDATPEQALASVAGIGLAFDLTLRELQAALKQKGHPWEKAKGFDGSAPLSAFLAPPEDLQNIGLRLTRNGVVTQDGNTRDMLTPVAELLAYASQFFSFAPGDVLLTGTPAGVGPLEAGDELVAQLLDSRGQSLLRVATQVI; encoded by the coding sequence ATGACATACCAACATAGATGGGCCCAGCCGAACAGTGCCGGCGCAACCGCTATCCCTCTGCCGCTCGGGAAAATTGTTTGTGTCGGTCAGAATTATGCCGATCATATAAAAGAAATGGGCAGTAAAGTAGGCACTGAACCTATGCTGTTCATCAAAACTGCGGGCTGTGCGCGCGATATGGCCAAGCCATTTAGCGTGCCGAGGCGTTGGGGCAGTTGTCATTTTGAAACCGAGATGAGCGTGCTTATTGGCACCGAGCTAAAAGACGCAACGCCTGAGCAGGCCTTGGCATCCGTCGCCGGCATCGGCTTGGCTTTCGATTTGACCTTGCGCGAGTTACAGGCAGCGCTAAAGCAAAAAGGTCACCCATGGGAGAAGGCCAAGGGCTTCGATGGCAGTGCGCCCTTATCGGCCTTTCTCGCGCCGCCCGAAGATCTGCAAAACATCGGCTTGCGCCTCACCCGCAACGGTGTGGTGACGCAGGATGGCAATACCCGTGATATGTTAACGCCGGTGGCGGAACTGCTGGCCTATGCCAGTCAATTTTTCAGCTTTGCTCCGGGCGATGTCTTGCTCACCGGCACACCCGCAGGCGTCGGACCCCTTGAAGCAGGCGATGAATTGGTGGCGCAATTGCTGGATAGTCGCGGCCAATCGCTCTTGCGTGTTGCAACACAGGTGATTTGA
- a CDS encoding chemotaxis protein CheW translates to MKAKAAIENQMAMDIPSLILPMSEHAMLAPTVSIAEIVPYARPELVADAPEWLLGVFEWRKQKLPLISLEALRGEAIGDIGPRTRIAVFNNTGVNDDLPFFAIQTQGIPRLSRVLASIIHEVEGVQTMPFERIRVDLEGEICSIPDVGALEQVILDYRRNGGAI, encoded by the coding sequence ATGAAAGCAAAAGCAGCCATCGAAAATCAAATGGCCATGGATATCCCAAGCCTTATCTTGCCCATGAGCGAGCATGCGATGCTAGCGCCTACCGTTTCAATTGCGGAAATTGTTCCCTATGCTCGTCCCGAACTCGTTGCCGATGCGCCCGAGTGGCTGTTAGGGGTTTTTGAATGGCGCAAGCAAAAACTGCCGTTGATTTCATTGGAAGCGCTGCGCGGCGAAGCCATTGGCGACATTGGCCCACGCACCCGTATCGCCGTTTTTAATAATACCGGCGTTAACGACGATTTGCCTTTTTTTGCCATTCAGACCCAGGGTATTCCGCGCTTGAGTCGCGTGTTGGCCAGTATCATCCATGAAGTAGAAGGCGTGCAGACGATGCCATTCGAGCGTATCCGCGTCGACCTAGAAGGTGAGATCTGCTCCATTCCCGACGTGGGGGCGCTGGAGCAGGTAATTTTGGATTACCGCCGAAACGGCGGCGCCATTTAA
- a CDS encoding SPFH domain-containing protein translates to MHTEIDGKSRSGYLMILVLLAFQGMGVFLIITGPMPVKLLALLESIVVFICWFGLYMVHPNQGKVLQLFGNYKGTDRSPGLRWNNPLYSKRAVSLRVRNFESGRLKVNDANGNPIEIAAVIVWRVVDTAEAVFEVDDYEHYVTIQSEAALRNLTTSYPYEHDEDDHRLTLRGHSSAIAEKLRTEVQERLGKAGVDVLEARLSHLAYAPEIAQAMLQRQQASAILAARRLIVKGAVGMVKDAIEQLSAEQVVELDDERKAAMVSNLLVVLCGEHNAQPILNAGSLY, encoded by the coding sequence ATGCATACGGAAATTGACGGTAAAAGCCGATCCGGCTATTTGATGATTTTGGTGTTGCTTGCGTTTCAGGGCATGGGGGTTTTCCTCATTATTACTGGGCCTATGCCAGTTAAGCTGCTGGCGTTGCTGGAATCTATTGTGGTCTTTATCTGCTGGTTCGGCCTGTACATGGTGCACCCCAATCAAGGCAAGGTACTGCAGCTATTCGGCAACTACAAAGGCACAGATCGCAGCCCCGGCCTCCGTTGGAATAACCCGCTCTATAGCAAGCGCGCGGTCAGTTTGCGGGTGCGCAACTTCGAAAGCGGCCGATTGAAAGTGAACGATGCCAACGGCAACCCCATCGAGATTGCCGCGGTAATCGTTTGGCGCGTGGTAGACACCGCCGAAGCGGTATTCGAAGTCGATGACTACGAGCACTATGTCACCATCCAGAGCGAGGCCGCGCTGCGCAATCTCACCACCAGTTATCCCTATGAGCACGATGAAGACGACCACCGCTTAACCCTGCGCGGTCACTCCAGTGCCATTGCCGAGAAGTTGCGCACCGAGGTGCAAGAACGCCTCGGCAAAGCCGGCGTCGACGTGCTCGAGGCGCGCTTATCGCATCTCGCCTATGCCCCGGAGATTGCCCAAGCCATGCTCCAGCGCCAACAGGCCAGCGCCATACTGGCGGCGCGCCGGCTCATCGTTAAAGGCGCGGTGGGTATGGTTAAAGATGCCATCGAGCAGCTCAGCGCCGAGCAGGTGGTCGAGCTAGATGACGAACGCAAAGCCGCCATGGTGAGCAATCTACTCGTGGTGCTGTGCGGAGAGCACAACGCGCAGCCAATACTGAATGCGGGCTCGCTCTACTAA
- a CDS encoding VOC family protein encodes MNEHEKLNYVEWPAANIAATKQFFEAAFDWQFTDYGPDYAAFNHQGLEGGFYAAPLHSRSDRGGALLVFFSDDLEQTLAKVERHGGQVCKPIFDFPSGRRFHFLEPSGNELAVWSDKAGG; translated from the coding sequence ATGAACGAACATGAAAAACTCAACTATGTGGAGTGGCCGGCGGCCAATATCGCCGCCACCAAGCAGTTTTTTGAAGCGGCTTTTGATTGGCAATTTACCGATTACGGGCCGGATTACGCGGCCTTTAATCATCAAGGCCTCGAGGGTGGGTTTTACGCGGCGCCACTACATTCCCGCTCAGACCGGGGTGGCGCTTTGCTGGTTTTCTTCAGCGATGACTTAGAGCAAACCTTGGCCAAAGTGGAGCGCCATGGCGGCCAGGTATGCAAGCCAATTTTTGACTTCCCCAGCGGCAGGCGCTTTCACTTTCTCGAGCCGAGTGGCAATGAATTAGCGGTGTGGTCAGACAAAGCGGGAGGGTAA
- a CDS encoding SDR family oxidoreductase → MTNSKNNPKTETVFITGASSGLGQQMAIEFARRGYQLALTARRLENLEQLKAKLEAEYQTAVLIRALDVTEFDDVKAALEEARQHFGSLDKIIANAGIGYSQRIGKLSFEKVKATIDTNVLGCMATIDAAVSLFKAQGFGHIIAVSSVAGYRGLPGGGAYGASKAAVSHYVEALRAELYFKPIDVTLLCPGYIDTPINQAARSRPFCIPVEKGGRLLVDLIERKVKRSTVPRWPWALVVRLLAWLPVALIARMA, encoded by the coding sequence ATGACCAATAGCAAAAACAATCCGAAGACCGAAACCGTTTTTATCACCGGTGCCTCGAGCGGTTTAGGTCAGCAGATGGCAATCGAATTTGCGCGCCGTGGCTATCAGCTAGCGCTAACGGCGCGCAGGTTAGAAAACCTCGAGCAACTAAAAGCCAAGCTAGAGGCCGAATACCAAACCGCCGTGTTAATCCGGGCGCTTGATGTTACTGAGTTCGACGATGTAAAGGCCGCCTTGGAGGAAGCCAGGCAACATTTTGGCAGTCTCGATAAAATAATTGCCAACGCTGGCATCGGTTACAGCCAGCGTATTGGCAAGCTTAGTTTCGAAAAAGTAAAAGCTACCATCGACACCAATGTGCTCGGTTGCATGGCCACTATCGATGCGGCCGTTAGCCTGTTTAAGGCGCAGGGTTTTGGACACATCATTGCGGTGAGTAGCGTGGCCGGCTATCGAGGCCTGCCCGGTGGCGGCGCTTACGGCGCGTCGAAAGCCGCGGTGAGTCACTATGTGGAAGCCTTGCGCGCCGAGTTATATTTTAAGCCCATCGACGTTACGTTGCTCTGCCCAGGTTATATCGACACCCCGATCAATCAGGCCGCGAGGTCTCGACCTTTTTGCATCCCGGTGGAAAAGGGTGGTCGCCTTTTAGTGGATCTGATTGAGCGCAAAGTAAAGCGCTCAACTGTGCCGCGTTGGCCGTGGGCGTTGGTGGTGCGTTTACTCGCCTGGTTGCCGGTTGCGTTGATAGCGAGAATGGCGTGA
- a CDS encoding 2TM domain-containing protein: MIIRKLRLQKGWSQEQLAELSGLSVRTIQRIERGQSAGLETLKSLAAVFNVELSTLQPEVTPMSESSDTKITPSLSTDERDAIEYVRDLKGFYSNLTTYILVIGFLFFINLTTSPGNIWAWWPALGWGIGIVVHALNVFEVSDMFGADWERKQVEKRLGRKL, translated from the coding sequence ATGATTATCAGGAAACTACGTTTACAAAAGGGCTGGTCGCAGGAGCAGCTCGCCGAACTCTCCGGCCTTTCCGTGCGCACCATACAGCGCATCGAAAGAGGCCAGTCAGCCGGGCTTGAAACACTGAAATCCCTCGCTGCTGTATTTAACGTTGAACTATCAACCTTACAGCCAGAGGTAACACCTATGTCAGAATCCAGCGACACCAAAATAACGCCCTCGCTCTCGACAGACGAGCGAGATGCGATCGAATATGTACGGGACTTAAAAGGTTTCTATTCGAATTTAACCACCTATATTTTAGTAATTGGCTTCCTATTCTTCATCAATCTCACCACCAGCCCCGGCAATATTTGGGCTTGGTGGCCGGCCTTGGGTTGGGGTATCGGCATTGTGGTGCACGCGCTTAACGTATTCGAAGTGAGCGATATGTTTGGTGCCGATTGGGAGCGGAAGCAGGTCGAGAAACGCCTCGGCCGTAAACTTTAA
- a CDS encoding chemotaxis protein CheB produces MKDQLRIGLLLECPDLKGIYNKVIVEQGYLVSAVLDCNKRENIDAIIADAWVVVLDGEGENPAAEDWLKSLDVPVIFDDGQFVQDANWHRRVSSKLRQIPGMVNVASRVEVPDEVWVLAASTGGPAAVKLFLSELPLGLNIAFIYAQHIDQGFDVNLAQAISKGTKFSAILAVNGAVIANNQVLIIRPDEQAEVQANGSLVVNPKPWSGSYKPAINQIVANVASIYGAKSGVIVFTGMGDDGKAAVRLMRQQGGTVWAQSAISCTVSSMPDEVRGTGVVSFEGDPKALAAEFVARKQLSLRQ; encoded by the coding sequence TTGAAAGATCAATTACGAATCGGGTTGTTGTTGGAATGTCCCGATTTGAAAGGAATTTACAATAAGGTCATTGTTGAGCAAGGTTATCTGGTTAGCGCTGTTCTGGACTGCAATAAGCGCGAAAATATCGATGCCATTATTGCCGATGCTTGGGTGGTTGTTCTCGATGGCGAGGGCGAAAATCCGGCCGCTGAAGATTGGCTGAAAAGCCTTGATGTACCAGTGATTTTTGACGATGGCCAGTTTGTGCAAGATGCTAATTGGCACCGGCGAGTGTCGAGTAAGTTGCGTCAAATCCCAGGCATGGTGAATGTGGCAAGTAGGGTCGAAGTGCCGGATGAGGTATGGGTATTAGCCGCGTCAACCGGCGGGCCCGCGGCGGTGAAGTTATTTTTAAGCGAGTTGCCTTTAGGTCTGAATATCGCGTTTATTTACGCGCAACACATTGATCAAGGTTTTGATGTCAACCTTGCTCAGGCAATCAGCAAGGGCACAAAGTTTTCGGCGATTTTGGCCGTGAATGGCGCTGTGATTGCGAACAATCAAGTATTGATTATAAGGCCAGATGAGCAGGCGGAGGTTCAGGCGAACGGATCGCTCGTGGTAAACCCGAAGCCTTGGTCTGGTAGCTATAAACCGGCTATCAATCAGATAGTCGCAAACGTAGCGTCAATATACGGTGCCAAGTCCGGTGTTATTGTGTTTACCGGCATGGGCGATGATGGCAAGGCGGCGGTTCGCCTCATGCGTCAACAAGGTGGTACAGTTTGGGCGCAGTCGGCGATTAGCTGCACCGTGTCGAGTATGCCCGACGAAGTGCGCGGCACCGGTGTGGTGAGCTTTGAGGGCGATCCTAAGGCCTTGGCCGCTGAGTTTGTCGCTCGTAAACAGCTATCGTTAAGGCAGTAG
- a CDS encoding prolyl oligopeptidase family serine peptidase, producing the protein MKISTVIAAILFSYLLLAGCGESSPSEPQLVRESYVSALDKKPREYFVYLPAGYQDEPKKKWPVLLFLHGNGERGDGLEELDYVLKHGPLYEAWIQKRDLPFVIIAPQLHMLGMEKIPYIANRSRAEIPQRLAKGVPERPAPFDTPELMRAGKNITDLSDVSPLLPMGWEQVEQDVLSILESVHKNYATDKRRSYISGISYGGFGTWYMASKHPTLFAAAVPVVGWGHPSLMAPIAKAKLPVWAFAGGRDSAVSKAFFYAGINHLESYKASEVRFTVHEDMGHDAWTRVYASQDVYDWLLLQRR; encoded by the coding sequence GTGAAAATTTCCACAGTAATCGCCGCGATTTTATTCTCGTACTTGCTGCTGGCGGGGTGCGGTGAGTCATCGCCCAGTGAGCCGCAGTTGGTGCGCGAAAGCTATGTGTCCGCGTTAGATAAAAAGCCGCGCGAGTACTTTGTCTATTTGCCCGCTGGCTATCAGGATGAGCCCAAGAAAAAATGGCCGGTGCTTTTGTTCCTCCATGGCAATGGCGAGCGAGGCGATGGTTTAGAAGAGTTGGATTATGTTTTGAAGCACGGCCCTCTGTATGAAGCCTGGATTCAAAAGCGCGACTTGCCTTTCGTTATTATTGCGCCGCAATTGCATATGTTAGGCATGGAAAAAATCCCCTATATCGCTAACCGCTCCCGCGCGGAAATTCCCCAGCGCCTAGCCAAGGGTGTGCCCGAGCGGCCGGCACCGTTCGATACACCTGAATTAATGCGAGCGGGTAAAAATATCACCGATCTCAGTGACGTGTCACCGCTGTTACCCATGGGCTGGGAGCAAGTTGAGCAAGATGTATTGTCGATACTGGAGTCAGTGCATAAAAATTACGCGACGGATAAGCGGCGCAGCTACATCAGCGGCATCAGTTACGGTGGATTTGGCACTTGGTATATGGCGAGTAAGCACCCTACATTATTTGCAGCAGCAGTACCTGTTGTGGGTTGGGGGCATCCGAGTTTAATGGCGCCTATCGCGAAAGCAAAGTTACCGGTGTGGGCATTTGCCGGTGGCCGTGATAGTGCGGTAAGCAAAGCGTTCTTTTATGCCGGTATCAATCACCTAGAAAGTTATAAAGCATCGGAAGTGCGGTTTACTGTACACGAAGATATGGGCCACGATGCTTGGACACGGGTTTACGCGAGTCAAGATGTGTACGACTGGTTGCTGTTGCAACGGCGATAA
- the serA gene encoding phosphoglycerate dehydrogenase produces MAKVSLDKSKIKFLLLEGVHQSAVDKLTEAGYTNIEYHKTALPEDQLLESVKDAHFIGLRSRTQLTREVFEAANRLIAVGCFCIGTNQVDLDAAQEHGVAVFNAPYSNTRSVAELVIAEAILLLRGIPEKNAVCHRGGWQKSAEGSFEIRGKTLGIVGYGSIGSQVSVLAESLGMKVIFSDVVTKLPLGNAEQCKDLDTLLAKADIVSLHVPETGATKMMMGAKQIKLMKPGAILINASRGTVVDIDALAEALKSGALAGAAIDVFPVEPKGPQDEFVSPLREFDNVILTPHIGGSTIEAQANIGVEVAEKLIKFSDNGTTTSSVNFPEVALSTHTNVHRLLHVHHNVPGVMSAINRLFSENNINIIGQHLQTNEKVGYVVIEVAASNSETALEKVREVEGTIRCRVLF; encoded by the coding sequence ATGGCTAAGGTGTCTTTAGACAAGAGCAAAATCAAGTTCCTGCTACTTGAAGGCGTGCACCAATCTGCGGTTGATAAGTTAACCGAAGCCGGTTACACCAATATTGAGTACCACAAGACCGCCTTACCCGAAGACCAATTGTTAGAGAGTGTTAAAGACGCGCACTTCATTGGTTTGCGCTCGCGCACCCAATTAACCCGCGAAGTATTCGAGGCAGCCAACCGCTTGATTGCCGTCGGTTGCTTCTGTATTGGCACCAACCAAGTCGACCTCGACGCCGCACAAGAGCACGGTGTTGCCGTGTTTAACGCGCCTTACTCCAATACCCGCTCCGTTGCCGAATTGGTGATAGCGGAGGCGATTTTATTGCTGCGTGGCATTCCTGAAAAGAACGCCGTTTGCCATCGCGGTGGCTGGCAGAAATCGGCCGAGGGCTCGTTTGAGATTCGCGGTAAAACCCTGGGTATTGTCGGTTACGGCTCGATTGGCAGCCAAGTTAGCGTGCTGGCCGAATCCCTCGGCATGAAAGTCATCTTCTCCGATGTGGTGACCAAGCTACCGCTGGGCAACGCCGAGCAGTGCAAAGATTTAGACACTCTGCTGGCCAAGGCCGATATCGTCAGCCTGCACGTGCCCGAAACCGGTGCCACCAAAATGATGATGGGCGCGAAGCAAATCAAGCTGATGAAACCGGGTGCGATTCTGATCAACGCCTCGCGCGGTACGGTGGTGGATATTGACGCCCTAGCCGAAGCGCTGAAATCTGGCGCCCTTGCCGGTGCCGCCATCGATGTGTTCCCGGTTGAGCCTAAGGGCCCACAAGACGAATTTGTTTCACCACTGCGCGAGTTCGACAACGTCATCTTGACCCCACACATTGGCGGTTCAACTATCGAAGCCCAGGCCAATATTGGCGTAGAAGTAGCTGAGAAGCTGATCAAGTTCTCCGACAACGGCACCACCACCAGCTCGGTAAACTTCCCCGAAGTGGCCCTGTCGACCCATACCAATGTGCACCGCCTGCTGCACGTGCACCATAACGTACCGGGTGTTATGTCAGCCATTAACCGACTCTTCTCTGAAAACAACATCAATATCATTGGTCAGCACTTACAAACCAATGAAAAGGTGGGCTATGTGGTGATCGAGGTGGCGGCCAGCAACTCCGAAACAGCACTGGAAAAAGTACGCGAGGTTGAGGGGACTATCCGCTGCCGCGTCTTGTTCTAA
- the rarD gene encoding EamA family transporter RarD, whose product MVFTQEQKLGVGLAAGAFLLWGLFPIFLKALSVIEPLELVAHRIAWSWLFVTLAITVLRQWPKLLGFCIQPKMMAALLLSTLLLGFNWFLFVYAVNTNKVLEASLAYYINPLLNMALGGVFLSERLRPLQWLAVVLACTGVGIEIAVFGSVPWLALGMASSFALYGLIRKLAPIDSLNGMMIECSYLLLPALAYLWLFGQETLTQLELKHWYLLLVFGPVSTVPLMMFASATRKIQYTTIGFLQYIGPTLMFFLAVMLYDERFGPAKTVTFSFIWLGVLCFSADALYKRSRSGSAQA is encoded by the coding sequence GTGGTATTTACCCAAGAACAAAAGCTAGGCGTGGGCCTAGCCGCCGGCGCCTTTTTGCTATGGGGCTTGTTTCCCATTTTTCTCAAGGCGCTAAGCGTTATCGAACCGCTTGAGTTAGTTGCCCATCGAATCGCCTGGTCTTGGCTATTTGTCACCTTGGCCATCACGGTGCTGAGACAATGGCCAAAACTGCTGGGGTTTTGCATACAGCCTAAAATGATGGCGGCGCTGTTACTGTCGACCTTATTACTCGGCTTTAACTGGTTTCTGTTTGTGTATGCTGTAAACACCAACAAAGTGCTCGAAGCCAGCCTCGCCTACTACATCAACCCACTACTTAATATGGCCTTGGGTGGCGTGTTCCTAAGTGAGCGCTTACGCCCACTGCAATGGCTTGCTGTTGTTCTGGCCTGCACGGGGGTGGGTATAGAAATCGCGGTGTTCGGCTCTGTACCCTGGCTGGCCTTAGGCATGGCGAGCTCCTTCGCGCTTTACGGCCTGATTCGAAAATTAGCGCCCATCGACAGCCTCAATGGCATGATGATCGAGTGTAGCTACCTGCTGCTCCCGGCTTTGGCCTACCTATGGCTGTTTGGCCAAGAGACACTCACCCAGCTGGAGCTCAAGCACTGGTATCTGCTACTTGTGTTCGGGCCGGTGAGCACCGTGCCGCTGATGATGTTCGCCTCGGCGACGCGCAAGATCCAATACACCACCATCGGCTTTTTACAATACATAGGGCCAACGCTCATGTTCTTCCTCGCGGTGATGCTCTATGACGAGCGCTTCGGCCCAGCCAAAACCGTGACCTTTAGCTTTATCTGGCTAGGTGTTTTGTGTTTCAGTGCCGACGCCCTGTACAAGCGATCTCGCTCGGGGTCAGCTCAAGCTTGA
- a CDS encoding thioredoxin family protein, with the protein MMIKKALYSVIFFLMTVSVAHAAESLSAHQDLVGPVSESDLLVLDAFAASYKTAIISEQEVQLLTSIDSAISLRVLFGTWCHDSVREVPKLIKLIELAENPNLSLRLTAISRDKLEPSAVVARYGLEFTPTLVVLKDKKEVGRIIEQPDANWASDIIALIQQH; encoded by the coding sequence ATGATGATTAAGAAAGCGTTATATAGTGTTATCTTTTTCCTTATGACTGTTTCAGTGGCCCATGCTGCTGAGTCGTTAAGTGCTCATCAGGACTTAGTCGGGCCTGTTTCAGAGTCGGATCTGTTAGTCCTTGATGCCTTTGCTGCGTCCTATAAAACCGCGATTATTTCGGAGCAAGAGGTTCAATTGCTGACGTCAATCGACTCCGCTATTAGCTTGCGTGTGCTTTTTGGTACTTGGTGTCACGATAGTGTTCGGGAAGTGCCAAAGCTTATTAAGTTAATCGAGCTGGCAGAGAATCCGAATCTATCCTTGCGATTAACGGCTATATCTCGAGATAAACTTGAGCCATCGGCTGTGGTGGCGCGTTATGGCTTAGAATTTACCCCTACGCTCGTGGTGCTAAAAGATAAAAAAGAAGTTGGCAGAATTATCGAACAGCCAGACGCGAATTGGGCCAGCGACATCATTGCGCTGATTCAACAGCACTAA